DNA sequence from the Lentimicrobiaceae bacterium genome:
AATATGTTTATGCTGTTTTAGCGATAGTTTGTTTGATTTTTGCTTTGTTTGGATCTGGCTTTTATGATTTTACCAGCCCAGCTGATGCCAATTATGCCAAAATTTACCCCGATTGGCTAATTAATGCAATCCGTGAAGACAGGTCGGGTATGTTACGTGCCGACGCTTTCCGTTCGCTCATTTTTATTACACTGATGGCAGCAGCTCTTTGGGCATTTCTATTTAAAAAGATTAAAAAAGAATACATGATTGCAGGAATAATTGCTTTGATGCTTATTGATTTGTGGACAGTTAACAAAAGATATGTTGACAACGATAAATTTGTAAGTAAATCTTCTTTTCAAAACCCTTTCCTTGCTTCAAAAGCCGATAGTTTGATTTTAAAAGATCCCGACCCGGATTTCAGGGTTTTAAATGTAACTGTTGACCCGTTTAACGATGCAAGTACAAGCTATTTCCATAAATCTATCGGTGGTTATCATGGTGCAAAACTTCGTAGATATCAGGAACTTATAGACCATCAAATCAATATGAATAATATGAGCGTATTGAATATGCTCAATACCAAATATTTCATTGTTCCTGATCAGCAACGTAATCCTGTTGTACAAATCAACATGCAAGCTTTAGGACATGCGTGGTTTGTTGATAGTATAAAATATGTTTCCAATGCTGATGCAGAACTTTTAGCACTTTCAAAATTCAATCCAAAAACAAAAGCAATTGTTGATAAAAGGTTCGAACCCTTACTGAAAAACGTTGTCGCCGGAACAGATTCAAATTCAAAGATTTCATTGGTAAGTTATGCCCCTAATCATTTGCAATATACCTATATTGCAGCGAAAAAGAAACTGGCAGTTTTTTCTGAAATTTACTATGAAAAAGGCTGGAACGCCTACATTGATAACATGCCGGTTTCCCATTTAAGGGCAAACTATGTGCTAAGGGCAATGATGTTACCTTCAGGTAAACATACTATTGATTTTCGTTTTGAACCAAAATGCTACAAAACCGGAGAGAAGGTTTCATTTGCAAGTTCTCTTTTGTTGTTAATGCTTGTTGTTGGAATGCTTGGAAAAGAGTCGTACTATAGATTTTTTAAGAAATAATGTAAGAAAAAAATATATATATTGAATGAAAAAAATTTTAATTCTTACATATTACTGGCCTCCAAGCGGGGGTGCGGGGGTGCAAAGATGGCTTAAGTTTGTAAAATATTTAAGACAATATGGTTTCGAGCCTGTAATATATACTACTGAAAATCCGGAATATCCAGAATACGACGAAACTCTTTATAAAGATATTCCCCCGGATATTACTATATTAAGAACACATATCTGGGAGCCCTATGATATTTATAAAAAATTTACAGGACAGAAAAAACATGTCAAAATAAACGCAGGCTTTTTGTCTGAAAATAAGAAAAAAAGTTTTCTTGAAAATATATCAGTGTGGATAAGAGGGAATTTTTTTATTCCCGATGCAAGGAAATTCTGGATAAAGCCCTCAGTAAAATATCTGAAAAAGTATTTGGAAATGCATCCGGTTGATACAATCGTTTCTACAGGTCCTCCTCATAGTATGCATCTGATTGCAATGCAATTAGCAAAATCATTGTCACTTCCTTGGCTTGCAGATTTCCGCGACCCATGGACGAATATTGATTTTTATAAGGACCTTAAACTTACCTCATTTGCAGATAAAAAACATAAAAATCTTGAAAAACAAGTACTTAAAAATGCCAATGTTGTTACAGTAATCAGTCCTACAATGGCAGAAGAAATGTATACCATTTTTCCAAGAAAATATGATGTGATAACCAATGGCTTTGATTATGAAGATTGTATTTTGCCTGCTGAAACCAAGCCCGATAAAAAATTTTCCATTGCACATATAGGAACGATGGTGAAAACCCGTAACCCCCATACTTTATGGAAAGTTTTGAGTTCATTAATAATGGAAAACCAAGACTTTGCTAATGATTTGGAAATTAAGTTAGTTGGCAAAGCTGATTTTTCAGTGTTGGATGCGATCAACGAAAACGGTTTGAGAAAATACCTGTCAAAGATAGATTACATGCCACACGATGAGGTAATTCGTGTACAACAGCAATCCCAAGTATTGTTGCTTGTAATAAATAATACTCCTAATGCTGTAAGCATACTCACCGGAAAATTTTTTGAATACCTTGCTGCCCGCCGTCCGATAATTTGTATAGGACCTTCAAATGGCGATGCAGCCAAAATTCTTAACGAAACAAAAGCGGGTTATGCGTTGGATTATGAAAACTATGACGGGCTTAAAGCCATTATTGAACAATATTACCAGTTATACAAACGAGGCAACCTGAAGACAAACAATATCGGATATGAAAGGTTTTCACGCAAGATGCTCACCCAAAAATTAGCCGGGATTCTGCAATCTATATCCTGATTTATTTTTTGATAATATTATTCACAAACTCAGGAATACTGTTATTAAAATGAAATATTTTGTTTAATTCATTAATTATATGATAATTGTCGGCATCAAGATGATTTTTGGCTATTTCATTAGTAAAAATATTTACTGCAATTTTCCCTTCAAGAACAACTTTATCTGAGATATTTTCTGTAAAAAATCCTTTACCAATCAGTAATCCCAGCGTTCGGTTTCTACTCATGTCGTTAAGAGCAGTAAGCCCAAAGTCGCCTATGCCACAATATTTAAACAGGGTTTCTTCTTCTCCTCCAAAATGCAGCAAAATATTTTTCATTTCATTAAATGCCTTTGTTAGCACCATAAATCGTAAATTGGGTGAGTTAAAATGAGCATCTACTATCCCAATGACTATTGCATAAATATTCTTCAGGATACTAAGAATTTCCACTCCTTTCACATCCTTGCTAAAGTCAAGATAAACAGGTGTTTTTTTAAAAATATCTGAAAATACGCTAAATAATTCTTCATTTTTACCGGCAAGGGTAAAAGAAGTGGGCATATTATTGATAAGTTCGCGGGCAAATGAAGGTCCTTTCATCGCAAAAGCCGGATTCGGGAAAGCAGTTGTAAGATTTTCGGTGATGGTTTTGTTGCCATTTCCAAATCCTTTGGCAAGATTGACTAAAAAGGCTGAAGGAGGAATAAAATCACTGATACTAAGCAAATAATCCATTGTTACCACCGACGGAACCGCAAGAAAAATTATATCAGCTTTTCTGAGTATAGTAGGGTCTTCCGTAGCTGCCAACCGAGAGTTGAGGGGAATATTTGGGAAATATTTTTGGTTAATATGCCCATTAGTAATAGATACAATAACTTCTTTTTCTATCGAAAGTAAAGTTACATTCAATGATTTTTTACTTGCGAGCACGTTTCCCAGCGCGGTTCCGATAGCACCAGCGCCAAGAATACAAATATTATGAGTAAGTGTTTTCATGAGTTGTAATTGCTTCTAAAATATTCTGAGCCAATTTAATATGCCCTTCAGAATCGAAATGAATTCCATCCGGTACGTTTTTAATGTTAATGATTTTGTAAGTATCAATAAAAACGCAGTTCATTTGTTTGCACAAATTTGCAATAACAGAATTAAATCGAATCACCTGTTTTGTAGTTCCTGGAAGTTGGTGTTCAATTCTTTCTGAAGGTTTATTAATGCCAATACAAATAATTGTACCGGAGGTTTCTTTTTGCAAAAGTTGAATATGTTTTTGATAAATATACCGAAAACTTTTGACAGATGTCCATGAACGGCAACCCCGAATGAAAACCATATTCCTTCTGAATTTTTTTTCCATCCATTGAATAACAAAACGTAGACCCTTAGTAAAAACAAAACTCTTTGGATTATCATTATTCATAAACCGGAATACCCATTGAGGCACTGAACGTGTACTTGCATCCACTATGCCATAGTTAATTATATAATAATCAGCAAATTGCCTTACTAATGTGTCAATGTACGACGATGAATGCCCCATTGTGAAAGCACCCATGCCCAGATTGATCACCTGCGAACCGGGAAATTTTTGCCGGAGAATTTCCGTGTAAGTAAGTTCTTCTGCATGCTGCCGTGTTGGTCGCAATCTTAAAGAAACAGAATCACCGATGATTATTATTTTTTTCAAATTCTAAAATTATTTTAAAAAATCTTTTGAAAATGGACCTTCATTAAATAATAAATCAATTATTGATAAATTAGGAACAAAATTACCCCATAATTGAGTATAAATGGGATGTTTAAAATCTGAATGTATAACAACAATATTATTTTCGTTAAATTGTCCTATATCCTGATAATTATCACCACCAAAACCCGAAAAATAGATATTTCCACCAACAGCTTTTATAATTTTTATTAATCGAGTTGTTGGATTATCCTCAATTATATTTAATGAAGAAGAAATTATAACTTCGGTTTGGATGCCTAACTTGCTAATTACCCATTCGAGTAATATCGTATTTAATTCGGCAATATTATCTACCTGAGTAAAAAAAATATTTTCTAATTCTGGTAAATATAAAGATGAATATTTTGATTTTGAGTAATTTGATATTAATGATTTAATGATTTTTCTCTTGAATATATCGGGAGACATTATTTTTGTTTCATTAATTTTTTGACCAAAATGACCTGAATGAATCACTGGAAGGCTAAACCATTGAATACCACTTGGAGTTTTTATTCTATTTCTATTTATAAAACTGTTTTTTGTATATTGTACCTCGTCTAAAATTACAAATTTATTGCTTTTTAATATTTTATAAAAATATCCTATCCATGGGAAAAAATTTGGTTGATGAATTGAAATTATTTTTAAAATATTTTTTTGATATATTAATAATTCTTCATTTTCTTCATCTTTAATAAAACCTAAATTAACATAAAAATTAACTGCTTTGACATTATCCCTGTAAACCTTTAATGTAATTTTAGTAATATTATTTTTTTTGCATATATTTTCAAAAAATAAAAATAAATTATTCCCTATTTTTTTATTTCTAAATTCTTTTTTAATAATAAATTTATGAATGTGTACGGATAGCTCCTTTTTAGAAGCAATAATATAACCTATTATCTCATTAGATTCAGTAACTACTGTACTAAAGTTCCATTTTCTCGGCAATTCTTTTAAAAAGTGCTCACTTTCCCAATATTCATGAGGAATACCATCTAAAATATTTACAAATTGAGTTATATTATTCTTTAAAAACTCTTTACTTAAAATTTCAATTGTCATAACTATTCAATTACTAATCTTACGACTTCAAATGCTTCAGCCCAATCATTTTCAAATTGAGTTCCTCTTGTTTTTGCTAATCCGTATATAAAATCATTATTTAAATATTTTCTGTGTTTTTGAGTGTTATAGCTATTCAATGCTTCAAGTTTTTTTTGAATATGTCGTTCTTCAAGTTTAACAAAACATCTGGTTTCAAATATTATATTATTCCACGGCATTTCATAGCCCAATATGGATACTTTTTTGAAAACTCTTAATCCTTCATTTGCAATAACTTGATGGTCCTGATGAATATCGTTTTTGGATGGGATAAATACAAGATCAGGATTTATTTTTTGTTGCAATTTTATAATTTTTTCAATAATACCTTGTCTGTATTGAGGAAAATTTCTTACTTTGAATTTAAAAATTATAATATTTTCTTTTTTTAATCCAAGAACTTGCATAGCCTGAGTAAATTCAGTGGAAAGTATATCCCTTGGAAAACCCATGGGAACAGAATCTTCTGCGATTGAAAATGCAGCGCAAAAAACTTCTTTTCCTTCTTCAATAAATTTGGCAATTGTACCACCGCAACCTAATTCACCATCGTCTGTATGTGGTGCTAAGACTAATATTTTTTTAAACATATAATTAATTTAAATGATTATCTGATATCTTACCTGAACAAATTTATTAATAAAAAATTCTTTGCACCCCTTTGCAAAGAGTTAGCGTATTCTTTGCGGTTTAAATCTTTTTTACCCCAGAGTACGGAAAGAATTGCACAGAGAACCGCAAAGCCTAACTTGTTGAAAAAATAACGTATCATACTAAAAATCACTAATATTTTTCATAAATAATTGTTTCATACTTTTGGGGGATAGAAAACGAATAATCATTTAGTTTATAAATTATTATAAGCATCTATAAGTACTTTAACGGATGACTCCCAAAAATAGTTCGCGCTGACTTGCTTGGTATCCAAATATAATGATGATGTTTTATAATTATTATAGTATTCCAATATTTTATTTGCAAGATCATTATGGTCAGATTCTTTTATGGCTACACCTAAACGATTATTAGTTACAAATTCTTTCATCATTTTAGCTTGCCCAACAATAATAAATTTATTCATAGCCGCATACTGATAAATTTTTGTTGCAATAGTCTTATTGACTTCATCATGTGTTGCGGGAGGTACGTGAATACAAATATTACTGGCTGCAATATAAGATGGTAAGATATTTAATGGAATCCATCCTACAAAATCAACATACGGTTCAATTTTCAATTTATGAATTTCGTCAAATAAATCAAAAGGTTTTATAATTTTTCCAGCCATAATAAATTTTATTTCAGGAATTTTATTGTACAATAATTCCAGAGACTTAAGTATTGTACTGATCCCTCTTAAAATATCAATTCCTCCGGCATAAAAAATATTAAAGTTATCTTTATATTTTTCTGTAATGCTATTGTCTATATTATTTTGAGTAAAATATTTTAATAAGGGAGTATTAGGTAATGAAATTATTTTACTTTGGCAAATTTTAACTTCTGAAATGTAACATTCTTTAAGTGGTTCTTCAACTGTAATAACTAAATCTGCTTTAGATAAATTTTCTTTTTCATATTTGCGCCAATTGCTTAGTAACTTGACTACTTTTCCAATTTTAGTATTGTAATGAGCTGTTTTATTTATCCAATTACTATAATACTCATGTTGATCACAAATTAATTTAATATTATTTTGTGTTTTAATTTTTACTGCTATATCTGTTAATGGTAAATCATGAACATGTATAGCTTGAATTGAATGATTTTTAATAATATCGTTAATATGCTTTTTCCAAAACCATCTATAAAAAGGAAAAATCAAATAAGTAGCTGCAATCTTATTTCTTAATTTTTTATTGATGTAAATTCTATATATGTTAATCCCATGATATTCCTCAAATGAATTCTCGTTCCCATAAGTAAGACAAAGTAGAGTTATGAAATGACCATTTTCTATTAATGAAATTGCTTCTTTTTCAACTCTTTCATCTGGGGGGAATTCTTTATCAAGAATCATTAATATTTTCATAATTAAATTGAAATGCTTTTATATTTTTTGTTAATAAAATTTTTAATTTCATTATAGTATAATATGATTTGAAAGATAAATATAATAAAAATTATAATAGATGATGTGATATATGAATTTATATTATATTGTATTTTAATATATTCCAAAATTGATGTTATTAATATTATTATAAGAGGATAATATAATACCTTTTTCAAATTCCATTTTATTTTAATCATTTTTTGTTGAATAATATAAATAGATATTATTTGAATAATATAAGGAATCATAAATGCTATAATAGCCCCGTATGCATGGTATTTGGGTATCAAATAATAATTTAAAATTATATTAAAAAAAAGGACTAAACTGTTAACATAAAAAAAGACTTTTGTTTTCTTTAAATACATTATTGGAATAGCAAATACTGTATATTGAGCCCTAAGTATAAAACGAATAAATATAATAGCAATAAAGCCAGAAGAAAGGCTTAGTTGAGTTTCATAAAAAATAGATATAAATATCATTACTGGAAGAATAGAAATAGCCACAATTATTTGAGCCTGAGATATAACAATGTTTGAAATTTGTTTTATTGTGTTTTCATTTTTGTTAATTCCCTCAGTCATTAATTTGAAAATTTCTGGTTGAAATGCAGCCATGAGCCCTTGTATAACCAGCTGTATGCCAAGTGCAAATTTCATGGCATTATCATAGATACCTAAAGCATTTGGTGTATTTTCTAAAAAGAATCTATCAATAAACATTAAACCCCAACTAAGAATTTCATACTGAAAAAGGGGAAATGAGAATTTATTAAGTGCTTTTAGTAATATAAAATCATATGAGAAACCAGTGGTTCTGTAAATATCGAAAAGAATATAAATACTTACAAGAGAGCTTCCCACAACGCTTCCCCATAAATAACCTATAAAACTCATTTCGAAGTAAAAAACTCCAATTAGTTGAAATGCAGCCCTTGCTAATCCAGAAACTATATTAATTATTATAAACTTTACAACTTTTTCTTCATTTCTGTAAAGTGTTACTGCCGAAAGATTTATAGCTCTGGCAATGCCAATAATAATACACAAATATCCGTACGAGCCAAAATTTTTAAGAGCATTTTGTGAAAATAATTGTCCAATATAATCTTGAAAAATAAATGCAATGAAAAGAAGTATAATGCCTCTCAGTAACATTGAGGAAAAAATACTGGCAATCATTTTGTTACGCTTATTAATGTCACTCAGATAATCATAATAAAACCTTGCCAATGTACTTCCCATAGAAAATAATACTATAACAAATGCTAAGGTTGTAATAGATTCGGAAATAGCCAATTGAGAAAAATCGATTTGATTTAATCGATTTTTCCCTTCCATAATAGGCTGCACAATGACTTGTAAAATGGGAGGAAAAGCTGCACCAATAGTATATATGAAAGAAAGTTTTAAATATCTTTTAAGGTTTAGCTTCATTCAAGACACGTAAAAATTGTAAAGCTGCAAATTTACAATTATTTCCACTAATGCTTAAAGAAATATAAAGTTACCTACCTTAAGAGGGTCGCTGAACCCTCAAGATGATATTTTTTTTGCTATTGTTATTAATTTTGTAAAAAATTATATAGGAATACACTCCTATATGGCTATCCTCTCCTTTAAATTTTCCATTCCAACTTTCAGTTAATGAAGTTGTATAGAAATTTTCTGCCCCCAGCGATTAAAAATGGTCATATCAAAATCATAAATATTATTAGCTGTTGCATAAAAAGATTCAGTATAATAGACAAAAGTAATGGTTTTTTCAACCAACATATCTCCATGTGGACAAAAGTAATGGTATATTTTTTGTGTCAATAATTAGAAAAATGAATTAGACCGACATTTGAAACAACAGGTGAAGTATTTAAACCATCTTGTGTCAATAAAAAAGAATAATAAGTATTATTTTGCCAGCCATGAGTAATTATCCAAATATCTTTTCCGTTTGCGTGTTTTGTAGCTGTCACTTTTTCAGTGGAATTAGCACCAGGAATAAGATTAACATTTTTTGTTGTAACTGCTCCATATCCTCCATTTAAAGTCATATCAACAATTGAATGCAAAAGCCTTGTGTTCCCCTGTAGCCATTTGATCAACAGTGAAAATATAATAGATATTTTTATGTTTAGGTTGTGGAACAATAATCGCTGATTGTGTAGCTGAAAAATGACCAAATAAATTAGTTCCATTTTGCATTATAGCATGATTTCTGTCCCAAATTGTTGCTCCATCTGTATAGAACAATAAATTGCCGTTTTTATCACTAATAGTTGCAACTCCTTCATTTGTTGTTAAACTATCATTAAATAAGGGAATTGGAATGCCACTATTAAAATCTAATCCAGCATATTCGCCAAAATACCAAATATTGGTTTCTTTTTGTGATAATACGGTAAAAGAAGAAAATAAAAATAATATCAGAATAACAAATTTTGATTTCATACTGTAAACATTTTCTTACTAAGCAAAAATAAAAACATTATTTTTAAAAAAATAATATTAATGATTTTTATTTTTCTTAGCATTTAAAATGCTTGCATTCAACTCAAAACCAATAAGTAGAACAATCGCATTAAAATTTATCCATAATAAAACCACAATAAGCGTCCCGATGGAGCCGTACAAGGTATTGTACTTCGAAAAATTACTCACATAATAATTAAACCCCAATGTAGTGGCTAGCGATAACAAAGTTGCCAAAGTGGAACCTGCTGAAAAAAGACGGAATTTGGTTCTTTTTGCGGGAGCAAAAAAGTATAAAAAAGATATTGAAAAGAAAATTAATGCTATAACAACCACCCACCTTCCCAACTCAAGCATGACGAGCGTAAAACTATTGGTTAAAATTTGTTTTTCTTCGAGAAAGTTGAGCAGGAAAGCCCCGGTTGTTATTAAAACGATGGCAATGATAATCAGTGTAGAA
Encoded proteins:
- a CDS encoding glycosyltransferase family 4 protein, with translation MKKILILTYYWPPSGGAGVQRWLKFVKYLRQYGFEPVIYTTENPEYPEYDETLYKDIPPDITILRTHIWEPYDIYKKFTGQKKHVKINAGFLSENKKKSFLENISVWIRGNFFIPDARKFWIKPSVKYLKKYLEMHPVDTIVSTGPPHSMHLIAMQLAKSLSLPWLADFRDPWTNIDFYKDLKLTSFADKKHKNLEKQVLKNANVVTVISPTMAEEMYTIFPRKYDVITNGFDYEDCILPAETKPDKKFSIAHIGTMVKTRNPHTLWKVLSSLIMENQDFANDLEIKLVGKADFSVLDAINENGLRKYLSKIDYMPHDEVIRVQQQSQVLLLVINNTPNAVSILTGKFFEYLAARRPIICIGPSNGDAAKILNETKAGYALDYENYDGLKAIIEQYYQLYKRGNLKTNNIGYERFSRKMLTQKLAGILQSIS
- a CDS encoding GDSL-type esterase/lipase family protein, which translates into the protein MKKIIIIGDSVSLRLRPTRQHAEELTYTEILRQKFPGSQVINLGMGAFTMGHSSSYIDTLVRQFADYYIINYGIVDASTRSVPQWVFRFMNNDNPKSFVFTKGLRFVIQWMEKKFRRNMVFIRGCRSWTSVKSFRYIYQKHIQLLQKETSGTIICIGINKPSERIEHQLPGTTKQVIRFNSVIANLCKQMNCVFIDTYKIINIKNVPDGIHFDSEGHIKLAQNILEAITTHENTYS
- a CDS encoding WbqC family protein, with translation MTIEILSKEFLKNNITQFVNILDGIPHEYWESEHFLKELPRKWNFSTVVTESNEIIGYIIASKKELSVHIHKFIIKKEFRNKKIGNNLFLFFENICKKNNITKITLKVYRDNVKAVNFYVNLGFIKDEENEELLIYQKNILKIISIHQPNFFPWIGYFYKILKSNKFVILDEVQYTKNSFINRNRIKTPSGIQWFSLPVIHSGHFGQKINETKIMSPDIFKRKIIKSLISNYSKSKYSSLYLPELENIFFTQVDNIAELNTILLEWVISKLGIQTEVIISSSLNIIEDNPTTRLIKIIKAVGGNIYFSGFGGDNYQDIGQFNENNIVVIHSDFKHPIYTQLWGNFVPNLSIIDLLFNEGPFSKDFLK
- a CDS encoding PIG-L family deacetylase; protein product: MFKKILVLAPHTDDGELGCGGTIAKFIEEGKEVFCAAFSIAEDSVPMGFPRDILSTEFTQAMQVLGLKKENIIIFKFKVRNFPQYRQGIIEKIIKLQQKINPDLVFIPSKNDIHQDHQVIANEGLRVFKKVSILGYEMPWNNIIFETRCFVKLEERHIQKKLEALNSYNTQKHRKYLNNDFIYGLAKTRGTQFENDWAEAFEVVRLVIE
- a CDS encoding glycosyltransferase, with the translated sequence MKILMILDKEFPPDERVEKEAISLIENGHFITLLCLTYGNENSFEEYHGINIYRIYINKKLRNKIAATYLIFPFYRWFWKKHINDIIKNHSIQAIHVHDLPLTDIAVKIKTQNNIKLICDQHEYYSNWINKTAHYNTKIGKVVKLLSNWRKYEKENLSKADLVITVEEPLKECYISEVKICQSKIISLPNTPLLKYFTQNNIDNSITEKYKDNFNIFYAGGIDILRGISTILKSLELLYNKIPEIKFIMAGKIIKPFDLFDEIHKLKIEPYVDFVGWIPLNILPSYIAASNICIHVPPATHDEVNKTIATKIYQYAAMNKFIIVGQAKMMKEFVTNNRLGVAIKESDHNDLANKILEYYNNYKTSSLYLDTKQVSANYFWESSVKVLIDAYNNL
- a CDS encoding polysaccharide biosynthesis C-terminal domain-containing protein, giving the protein MKLNLKRYLKLSFIYTIGAAFPPILQVIVQPIMEGKNRLNQIDFSQLAISESITTLAFVIVLFSMGSTLARFYYDYLSDINKRNKMIASIFSSMLLRGIILLFIAFIFQDYIGQLFSQNALKNFGSYGYLCIIIGIARAINLSAVTLYRNEEKVVKFIIINIVSGLARAAFQLIGVFYFEMSFIGYLWGSVVGSSLVSIYILFDIYRTTGFSYDFILLKALNKFSFPLFQYEILSWGLMFIDRFFLENTPNALGIYDNAMKFALGIQLVIQGLMAAFQPEIFKLMTEGINKNENTIKQISNIVISQAQIIVAISILPVMIFISIFYETQLSLSSGFIAIIFIRFILRAQYTVFAIPIMYLKKTKVFFYVNSLVLFFNIILNYYLIPKYHAYGAIIAFMIPYIIQIISIYIIQQKMIKIKWNLKKVLYYPLIIILITSILEYIKIQYNINSYITSSIIIFIIFIFQIILYYNEIKNFINKKYKSISI